A DNA window from Parabacteroides johnsonii DSM 18315 contains the following coding sequences:
- a CDS encoding penicillin-binding protein produces MAEDIEPKEFAPKSNRIIFCYFFIVFLLVCVAGSVLIRASQTAFVERDYWLHLDSIQKRPDRLVYPSRGNIFSADGKLMATSVPCYYLYIDFAADCYSNKTKKWSSLDTFLYSKHNGVDSLSVYLSRKLKDRTPAGYKKYLLSGLNAKKKSRQFPICRDKVSYSDLKEIKKFPFLRLGVFKSGFYTREMVERQKPFGTLASRTIGDTFRDIDPKTGLTKGKNGLELQYDTLLHGVAGLNSVRRLGGGWTNVVEVEPVEGMDIRTTIDINIQDIAEKSLLDMLKKIDAASGTAVVMEVATGEVKAITNMGRIREGVYGEDTNHAVADETEPGSTFKVASIMVALEDGVCQPGDTVDVGNGIYMYKGARMTDHNNNKGGYGRISVEQAIWYSSNIGVAKTVLKGYEKNPTKFVEGLYRIGLNEDLRLEIPGAGRAKIRRPDDTVRYWSKTALPWMSFGYETQIPPIYTLAFYNAIANNGKMVRPIFTKEILHNGKTVQSFSTEVVRESICSERTLNMIKDMLLGVVEKGTGKAVHSDFVRIAGKTGTAQIASGGVYRQAGHQVAFCGYFPADEPKYSCIVVIRQPRNGYPSGGTMSGGVVKAIAEKVYASHMSFDIRDMEKDSLAVMLPQPKAGERDALEYVLNKLDIEADNDSIETKWVTAKREDGREDVKLKDIPIREGLVPNVVGMGAKDAVYLLESVGLQASLNGMGRVSSQSISPGSRVSKGQTVSLTLK; encoded by the coding sequence ATGGCTGAAGATATCGAACCAAAAGAATTTGCTCCTAAGAGTAACCGGATTATATTCTGTTACTTCTTCATCGTGTTCCTGCTCGTATGTGTAGCAGGTAGCGTGTTGATACGAGCTTCCCAAACCGCTTTTGTCGAGAGAGACTATTGGTTGCATCTTGATTCGATACAAAAACGGCCGGACCGTTTGGTCTATCCCAGCCGGGGAAACATCTTTTCTGCTGATGGCAAGCTGATGGCGACCAGTGTTCCTTGCTATTACCTTTACATAGATTTCGCAGCCGATTGCTATTCAAATAAGACAAAGAAATGGAGCAGTTTGGATACATTCTTGTATAGTAAGCACAACGGGGTCGACTCGCTTTCTGTCTACCTCTCCCGTAAGTTGAAAGACCGTACACCGGCCGGTTATAAGAAATATCTGTTAAGTGGTTTGAATGCGAAAAAAAAGAGCCGCCAGTTCCCGATTTGCCGGGATAAGGTGTCCTATTCGGATTTGAAGGAAATCAAGAAATTCCCTTTCCTCCGGTTAGGAGTGTTCAAGAGTGGTTTCTATACACGGGAAATGGTTGAACGCCAAAAGCCGTTTGGCACATTGGCCTCCCGTACGATCGGAGACACGTTCCGTGATATCGATCCTAAAACGGGACTGACCAAGGGAAAGAATGGGCTGGAATTGCAATACGATACTTTGCTTCACGGTGTAGCCGGCTTGAATTCCGTGCGACGTCTCGGTGGAGGGTGGACGAATGTCGTGGAAGTGGAACCGGTGGAAGGAATGGATATCCGTACGACAATCGACATCAATATCCAGGATATAGCAGAGAAGTCGTTGCTCGACATGTTGAAAAAGATCGATGCCGCATCGGGTACGGCTGTCGTAATGGAAGTTGCGACAGGTGAGGTGAAGGCGATTACCAACATGGGACGTATCCGTGAAGGCGTCTACGGCGAGGACACCAACCATGCCGTAGCGGATGAAACGGAACCCGGTTCGACCTTTAAGGTCGCATCTATCATGGTTGCGCTTGAAGACGGTGTCTGCCAGCCCGGCGATACGGTCGATGTTGGCAACGGTATCTATATGTATAAAGGGGCCCGTATGACGGACCATAATAATAATAAAGGCGGTTATGGTCGTATCTCGGTGGAACAGGCTATTTGGTATTCGTCTAATATCGGGGTTGCCAAGACGGTCCTGAAAGGATACGAAAAGAATCCGACTAAGTTTGTGGAAGGACTTTACCGCATTGGTTTGAACGAAGACCTGCGTCTGGAAATTCCCGGAGCCGGTCGTGCTAAAATCCGCCGACCGGACGACACGGTACGTTACTGGTCGAAGACAGCTTTACCTTGGATGTCTTTCGGATATGAAACCCAGATTCCGCCGATCTATACGCTTGCTTTCTATAATGCGATTGCCAATAACGGGAAGATGGTGCGTCCGATCTTTACGAAAGAAATCTTGCACAACGGCAAGACCGTGCAGAGCTTCTCTACCGAAGTGGTGCGGGAATCCATCTGCTCGGAACGTACGCTCAATATGATAAAGGATATGTTGTTAGGAGTCGTGGAGAAAGGTACCGGTAAGGCTGTCCATTCCGACTTTGTCCGTATTGCCGGCAAGACCGGTACGGCTCAGATCGCTTCGGGAGGTGTTTACCGGCAGGCAGGGCACCAAGTTGCCTTCTGCGGCTATTTCCCTGCCGACGAACCGAAATATTCCTGTATTGTCGTGATCCGTCAGCCGCGCAACGGCTATCCTTCGGGTGGTACGATGTCTGGTGGTGTAGTGAAGGCGATAGCCGAGAAGGTATATGCCAGCCATATGTCTTTTGATATCCGCGACATGGAGAAGGACTCACTGGCTGTAATGTTGCCGCAACCGAAAGCAGGTGAACGGGATGCGTTGGAATATGTTTTGAACAAACTCGATATAGAGGCCGATAACGATAGTATCGAAACCAAATGGGTGACGGCTAAGCGTGAAGACGGCAGGGAAGATGTGAAACTGAAAGATATCCCTATCCGCGAAGGATTGGTGCCGAACGTAGTCGGCATGGGAGCGAAAGATGCCGTTTATTTGCTGGAAAGCGTCGGATTACAAGCGTCGTTGAATGGTATGGGGCGTGTATCTTCTCAATCCATATCTCCCGGTTCGCGAGTTTCGAAAGGACAAACCGTTTCATTAACATTAAAATAG
- a CDS encoding FtsL-like putative cell division protein gives MAVDTKQKKKKKENRFSFLYILGGGILKEDFIVKHTKMIVLVVMLIFIFIGNRYVCMQRLREIDRLQQQLRDVRFEALSISSELTGNSRQSQIELLIEEQGIELEAAKNPPYELYR, from the coding sequence ATGGCTGTGGACACGAAACAGAAGAAAAAGAAGAAGGAGAACCGTTTCTCTTTTTTGTATATATTGGGCGGTGGGATCTTGAAAGAAGATTTCATCGTCAAACATACGAAGATGATTGTTCTTGTCGTTATGCTGATATTTATTTTTATCGGTAACCGATATGTCTGTATGCAACGGCTACGTGAGATCGATCGTCTGCAACAACAATTGCGCGATGTACGATTCGAGGCGTTGTCCATTTCTTCGGAATTGACGGGCAACAGCCGCCAGTCGCAGATCGAACTATTGATAGAAGAACAGGGTATAGAATTGGAAGCGGCGAAGAATCCGCCGTATGAATTGTATAGGTAA
- the rsmH gene encoding 16S rRNA (cytosine(1402)-N(4))-methyltransferase RsmH, whose translation MEEKEVCYHVPVMLHESLEGLGIQPSGVYVDVTFGGGGHSREILNRLDNEGTLYGFDQDADAEKNIPADSRFVFVRSNFRYLYNFMRYHGVAGEVDGLLADLGVSSHHFDDKDRGFSFRFDGALDMRMNTRAGQTAADIVNTYTEEQLADLFYLYGELKVARKLASVLVRSREIKKIETIADFLEVIKPFTGKDKEKKFLAQVFQALRIEVNDEMRALREMLQQTLQVLKPGGRLVVITYHSLEDRLVKNFLKTGNFEGKAEQDFFGNIKSPFRLVNNKVIVPSGEEIERNPRSRSAKLRIAELNNEHKV comes from the coding sequence ATGGAAGAAAAAGAAGTCTGTTATCATGTGCCGGTAATGCTTCATGAAAGTTTGGAGGGACTGGGCATTCAACCTTCCGGTGTGTATGTCGATGTCACCTTTGGAGGTGGAGGACATTCACGTGAAATCTTGAACCGGCTGGATAACGAAGGGACACTTTATGGATTTGATCAGGATGCCGATGCTGAGAAAAACATTCCGGCGGATTCCCGTTTTGTATTTGTCCGCAGTAATTTTCGTTATTTATATAACTTCATGCGCTATCATGGTGTTGCTGGTGAGGTCGATGGACTGTTGGCAGATTTGGGCGTTTCTTCCCATCATTTTGATGACAAGGATCGTGGGTTTTCTTTCCGTTTCGACGGGGCGTTGGATATGAGAATGAATACCCGGGCAGGACAAACTGCTGCGGATATTGTTAATACATATACGGAAGAGCAGTTAGCCGACTTGTTTTATCTTTACGGAGAATTGAAAGTGGCACGCAAACTGGCATCCGTGCTGGTACGTAGCCGCGAAATAAAGAAGATAGAAACGATCGCCGACTTTTTGGAAGTGATAAAGCCTTTTACGGGAAAAGATAAGGAAAAGAAATTCCTGGCTCAGGTATTTCAGGCCTTGCGTATCGAGGTGAATGATGAAATGCGTGCTTTGCGCGAGATGTTGCAACAAACGCTGCAAGTGTTGAAGCCCGGTGGTCGTCTGGTTGTTATCACTTACCATTCTTTAGAAGACCGGTTGGTGAAGAATTTCCTGAAGACGGGTAACTTTGAAGGGAAGGCGGAGCAGGACTTTTTTGGGAATATCAAATCTCCGTTCCGTCTGGTAAACAATAAGGTGATTGTCCCGTCGGGCGAGGAGATCGAACGGAATCCCCGCTCCCGGAGTGCAAAATTAAGAATTGCGGAGTTGAATAATGAACATAAAGTCTAA